The window ACACACCCGTATCTGTATACATGGGTGAGATGTTGCTCTCCCCCCCGTAGATGGGGGAGGTGATGTACGAGGAGCGGGTGTATCCAGCAGGACACTGGGCCTGTGTGACCAAAGGGGAGGATCTGTACGAACAGAGCATCTCCATGGGCTTCATGAAACTGATGCGCTTCATCTGTAAAGAGAATTCTGCAGGTCAGACCCCGACCACCAACGCACACCTCAGATAGCCCCTCCCACTGACCACGCCCACAAACACGACTGTTAGCCCCTCCCACTGACCACGCCCACAAACACGACTGTTAGCCCCTCCCGCTGACCACGCCCACAAAACACGACTGTTAGCCCCTCCCGCTGACCACGCCCACAAAACACGACTGTTAGCCCCTCCCATTGACCACGCCCACAAGCACGACTGTTAGCCCCTCCCACTGATCACGCCCACAAACACGACTGTTAGCCCCTCACATTGACCACGCCCACAAGCACACACCGCTCGTTTAGCCCCTCCCATTGGCCCCGCCCACTGACAACACACAGCTGTTGATCCAGTCCTGATAGACTGGatagatttttactttttctttctgattaaaaaaaacacaaacaacatcaTACAATCACAAGATAAATAAAGTCACCgcataattttaattaaaacaaaaaagattagACGCTTTTAGTCTGAACCCTCTCTTCCTGTTGGATCCTGTGATCAGTATTGATTATCATGTATTGATGGTGTATAGGTAGCTACCTGGGGATGACAGTGCCCGTGGTCAGTAACATCCACATGATGGGGGACGGAGCCACGTTTGAGAAAGACGTCCAGACTTTGTTCTTCCTGCCTGCTGAGTTTCAAACCAGCCCCCCTCAACCCTTCGACCCTGATATCACCATTGTCTACAGAGAGCCAATCAGGGTCGTCGCCAGGTGAGCACATCTCCCTCACCATCATCATCGCCATCGTCTCCGTGTCGGTTCAGTCAGAGTATCGATATTTTCATCGATCGGTTTCCGATTGAATCAAATTCAGACTGAGGCTAAGGAAATTAATTCAAACTTCCTGttcagctgcttgtgtttagacgACAGTTCATATTTGAGCAGACACCGGTTTATGTTAAAGTGTCGGGACCGGAAACAAAAAGTCTCACCGCTCCCCAGAACTCCACACTGTCCCTGAATGCAGCGTTACATTCACCCATCAGGCCGTTAGTGACTCTTTATTTCAGTGCTCCATCAACAGTTCCCTGGGAAGGAGCCTGTAATCTCTCActaaacacagctgcagctcgGTGTTCTTTATCAATTCGTCTGCTTATTATTGTCATAATTCATTGATTCAATCCCAGTTATTTGATTATCACAGTAgctgccaattcattttctgattgATCAATCAGTCGTACAACTCATGGAGACAACAGAGACAAAGCTGCGAGTCAGGTTTAGAATTTAGTTTATAATCAGTTGTTGGCTCCGGAGAACCGCTTCATTTGAAGCCTGGTTTGGTTCGGATCAGCTCTTTTGCAAAAATAGCGAGACACCAAAGCAAAAGCAGGATAGTGCTGCTGCCGATGAGATTTAAAAACCTTCTAAATAAGAATTAATACACATTAGCACAAGATAATAATGAGAAgtcaacaataaaatgcaggAGATGGAATCACTAATAACAACTCGGTGCCTcagacacagtttgtgtttgatggTCAGTTCACAGTATTTGAACCTTCAAACAACAACTGTGATCAGAACGCAGCTTTAGTTCTGGAGCTAAAACAAGTGATCGATTCATCGATCAACAGGAATCTAATCAGCAACTATCCTGATAATCGATGAACCCCGAGTTATTTTTTCTACCATTTATTGAATTTGAGTCTTTCCgccttttttctctgacatctgaagacgtcacttCAGGATTTATATCTTCAAACATTTTATCAGACGCTTGATTAATTAAGAGAACTACGGGCAGATGAGCCCGTGATGAGAGTGGTTGGCTTTCTCCCGCACTAGCAGACGTCAGACAGGCGTGTCAGCGTGtctgctctctgattggtcGACAGGGCGTTCTCGGGGACGACCACGGAGGAGACGGTGACCCGTCAGATCAGTCTGCTGTGGGAGATCCTCGGCGTCACCGACGACCTCCGCAGAGACGACTACATGGTCGCCGTGTACGAGAACCCTGGCGTACCTCGCCGCAGGAACGAGATCTGGTTCATCAGACGCAACCTATAGACGCCTTCCCATCAGGCTCCGCTCTCTCACCACCTCCTTCTCTGGTTGACTGGTTTGTTGTGTACACACTTCCTatagctgaatttttttttttttttttttttaatgtcaaactgaccaatcagagcaggTTTCTGTTTGTTAGCCGGTCCGGACACTAAGCCCCGCCCCTCACCCCCTCCTGTCCAATCAGAATGCCTCTCTCTAGCTAACTGTCAGTCTACTGGTTCACACTTTAAGAGGATCCCGTGTGACTGCGCTACAGAGTAGTTCCTAAAGTCTAGTTCACCTCAATCACATCAggagaaacaaaactaaaactgcaGCGTCTGACGTCACCGCAGGGAAGCAACTTTAGgtggagttttcctttaaagggTTAAACAGCTGAGTTCAGTCTGCTGTCAGTTAGAGGTGGAATAAAGGGTGGATTCCCGGTTTTACTCCAGTCTGCATCAGTCGAGTGTCCGTGTGAACAGGTCTCTGCTCAACATGTTTCTGATGGAAGTGAGGGAGACAAAGTCCGCAGTCCTCGTTCattgtgaaagtgtttttttctgaactaTCTGAAGCTTCATCAGTCTGAAACATGTTCATATGGACACGTGACGGTTTGATACAGACTGGAGTAAAAGTGGGAATCTGCcctttcagctgcagcaggtctGACAGGTTGAATCAAGCTGAACGTCTGTTTCACTACAGTGAACATCCTGCAGACCTGAACCAGGTCTGGAGGTTTTAGATCAGACTGAGGTTTTAGTGGCCGTGTTGTTACAGACCGTTTTTAGTTTCATGATGAAAGGACAGTGAAGAAGATtgaaagtgaatatttttgtaaattttgaagCTGTAGCTTTTATAAAGTCAGAGCTGAGAGATGGTTTTATTCTGATCCTCTTAAGGTTTTTCAAGggttaaatgtaaaataatgaagCAGACGTTTGTCAGTGGCTCAAACTCTGACAGCAGGCTGGTTTCTACAGACGCTGTTGGAGTTATTAAACGTCTTATTTTTCTGGTCAAGGTTTCTAATTAAATTCCTCATTTTAAAAGACAGGTGACTCCTTCCATGTTTTCAAATACAAACAGCACATTAAACTAACACATTTAAACAGTAACATGGTTTTAATCCTGCAGCtcttttatagtttttattttctgactatttgacttgaaactttttttttttttaaagaccaaaCAGCTTTGTGATTTTTGGTCGCTGTTTTAGTTCATCCGGTTGAAGTTGTTGGACAAATGTACTtaagttcatttttattgtgaaagttttttttcccttcaattCCAACATTTGcgtataaaatattaaaataaaatctcatttaAAAGTGACGTGTGAACCTCTTTCCTGCGTAATTCAAACATTaggtgtttcatttatttttcaggtgtTTAAGCTTCAGTACAACAGAAGTAAAACGGGTTTCAGgttaaagtacttttacttctattGGTGATCAGTTGAAAATCAATgaagttttgtttaaaatgttaagaaatCTGTAAAGTTACTGTAACAAACCTGTATATTTCTAGTAAAACTTCACTTACTGAGGACTTCCACCACGTTTCCtgagtttcatttaaattaaccAGCTGtttctacacaaacacatgaaactTCCAAATCTTCATAGAATAATATAAAGTCAGATttacttcttaaaaaaaaaatttaatcaaaggAACAGTGAGTCTGTGCAACCAATTATCTGGTACATCTACatcaataaaactgaatataaaaattTCACTTACCTACTGTTGAATTCAAAAACGTCGCTGTGTCAGAAAAATGAAGTCTGATAAATCTGTAAACACTGGattaaagagttttttttattttccctttggaaaataaaaacaataaaaaaaataaactgtcaaatgataaaatgaagtTTCACCTTTGCTCAGAACAGACGACACACGGGGGTGGAaccaaaacaactttatttacaaaaacaaaactggagtCTTACAGTCATTTTCACCTCAACAGTCGAATTAAGAAATACActctaaaactattaaaaaagaaaaaaaaaagaaaaaaaaagacaggaaataaCAGGAAGTCAGAGGGGCGGGGCTCTGGTATGATGTCATCCAGGTAAGATCAGATCAGGTCAGCCACTgcggagagaaaacaaacatgtcagtgTGGAAGCAGCCACTCCCAGgaaaacttgttttcacttcagCAGTGCTAGCTAACCGGCTAACTGCTAGCTAGAGTGTCAGCCGACTCCGATTCGGTCGTAGGCACGAGGCCGCAGGCCGCGCTCGCCGACACTCTGGATGTGACATTGTCATCGCGCGAGTGATGCAAAAGACACTTTGAAATCCGATTTGAGCGTCCGGAGCGAGACGTATCTGTAGAGATCCGATGCGAGTCGCATTTGAAACCACCTCAGAGTGTTGTTTGGATTCGATTCGCAAGAATCGCATTCGTAGTTTTTTCGCTGTACAGACTTCAATCCGGAGACAATCTGGATGAGACAAAAAACGGGTTTCGGCTGGCAGTGTGAACAAGGCCATATTGACACTGGATTAGACGGAACCGTCTGTTTCAGATTAAAACAGGTTGCACCAGCCAAACCAGTTCTTATGTACAGATTTCATATTTAAACGGAACCAACTGAGAACAGCCGACATACAGTATCTGACCTGAAACTGGATAAATTATGTTCTATAATGACAGtgtttaagattttaaataacatttcacaaaaacaccaccacaaacCTCAAACACCTGACTGACTGGGTAAATAATGTCTGCTAGCTTGGCACTATCAGATATTTCCCGCTCATtataaactgtataaaaactgacaaacacttttgtgtgtgtggtaaaatTAAACTAAGAGCCACTTAGAAAGATGTGTTAACGTCTGAAAACGCTCGACTGGACGGCGCCACAGAGGTTTCCTTGCAGCAGATTTTCAGATTAAAGTCTGCACTAGTGGAGGCATTTCTCACGTTTGAACCCGATTTATATCATTAGGTTGAAACTAGCTGGTAGTTACTGAGAACTGTGGAAGGATTTAACACAAACGTAGCAATGGGTTTATTAGGAGCCGCTTCAGCACAGAGACCAGGACCGGACTGTTCCGGGTCCTGATGGATGACAACTATTAGAACTGAAAGAggtaatcgattaattgatgGCCAGAAAACTTCAATGCAACTATTGTGGTAACTGATTTTTCTAGCAAAAATAGCGAAGAGTTATTTGTTGCAGCTGTgaggtttttctgtgttttggacAACACACggcatctgaagacgtcactttgGGATTTAGGGAACTGTGATAGGcagttttcattaatttatagAACAAAtattaattgagaaaatgatcagcagattaattgataaggaaaataatctcTAGTTGCAGTCCTAAAAACCATCAACTCTGTAGATCAGAAGCCTGTAAGTACCGGGCCGGGGCCACATCTGGTCCACGAGATGATTTGTATTCTCAAGATTCAGCCAAGCATTTGCTCTGGTTCTTTGCCATTTAGATTCGTTTTACCCTGTTTGGGGTTTTGGAATAACGACACTGCAACGATTCAgaacatttgatattttgaaactgtaaaacttttCCACACGAACCCTTCAGCTGTGACCAACAGAAAACTATTTACTGCGGCACACCTGACAAGCGAACGCCTCTTTGACGTTGACCTGGGCAGTTTAATGTGACTGCGTCACCTGCGGGAAAATCTCGCACTTTGTCTCATGTCTTACTTGCTCCAACGGGAAGCCTCGTTGTCTGTTACTGAACTGTTGTTTAAACTACCTGTTAACTGTAGTGCTCCCCCCAGTCGACTGAGGATGATGTCAGAGCGGCTGGATACCTGAGCCGGAACCAGGTGAGCggttaaagaaaaatcaaacgCCCCCCAGAAGAAGAATATAAAGCTGAGAAAGGGAGCGATAATAAGAAGGACATTGGGTCTGATATCAGGATGTTTCCATCGCCTTTAGATTTCCACATTCAGGCCGTCATTCAATATCAAATTTAGGTCTGACTGTTTAATTGTGGTCCAGCGTAGCTGTGGATCTGTTGGGACTACTTTCTGTGGAGTGATATGTGGCGCTACAGGTGGAAACTCCTGtaacagcttttgtttttccctgaaactgacagaaaacacaaacctattttatgtttaatgtagcaaatgttggatttttttccgtattattgatttttaaaaccCAAACAAGACAGTTCGTCTCCTCTGCCGCGACGTCGGCATCGACGACGTCACCGCCAGCGGAGGAAATGAACGCTCCGATCGTCGACAGCAGCAGGTCTGTGACCGGCCGACTCATACCGTTCATGGGCATCTCGTCGATCTGGGTGGAGTAGTACTGCTCGATGTCTCTCAGGATCCTAATGTCGTCATTCTTCACAAAGTTAATGGCCACGCCTTTACGACCATAACGACCGGATCGACCAATCCTGGAGAAGGAGGGGGTCAGAGGTTAACTCAGTTAAGTTCCCTGAACCCAGAGGATaatcataaaaagaaaacaaatgtatttcctCTCTATAAAaaggttcttgaagatgtttccgctctcatccgaaaggcttgTTCAGGtctgactgactggtggggagtccaAGGCATTGGACCGTTGTGGGGTCGTTAACACCCTGAGAGTCGTTGTGGTCAGATGTGAGTCACTGACCCACCTGGCCAACATGTTCCAGTTCGCTATAGATACGTGGATGAAACCTGGGTCCAAATCAAACCACAGGAAGTGGAAGCCCTCACTGAACACATCAATGCAGTGGACAACTACATCAAATTCACGCGGGAGGATTTCAGAGGAAACGGTCCGGCCTTCTTGGACTGTGAGGTGCACATTGAAGATGACAGAAGCATGAACACTGAAGTGTACAAAACAACTCCTACACACAGATCAGCGTTTACTCTTTAATTCTCATCGCCCACTGGCCCAAACGCACAAGGGGGGGTCATCGGAACCCTAAACCATCGGGCGCAGAACGTGTCCGCAAGGATtgaggggaaggagaaggagcaaaAACACGTCAGGGAACCACTAAGAACACGTGGTTACGCCAACTGGGCCtttgtcaaaaccacaaaaagatacagaacagaacaagaagaggaaaagaagagtaaATGCAACAACACTGTCATTCCTTATGTTTCAGGagtatctgaaaaactcaggaaGATCAACAAACACCACATCCCTGTGCACTTTAAGCCCAGTAGCACACTGAGCCAGCAACCTGTCCACCATTAGCAGAGCAACGTAGCGTACGCAGTTCAATGCAGCGAGGAATGCGCAGACCTGTACACTGGGGAAACAAAATAACGGTTTAATAAGAGCCTAGCGCAACACAGAAGGGGACAGCTCCTCAGgccaggactcagcagtccacctgcatctgCAGGACAAGGGACTCTCATTTGAGGACAGTAATGTACACATATTGGCCAGAAaagaccgatggtttgaaagtcgagtgaaagaagccatctacGTCGAACGGGAACGACCATCACTAAACCGAGGAGCTGGTCTACGACACCACTTATCGGCCACTTACAATGCAGTCCTGTGATCCCTCCCCAggcagctgaacacccatccacaccccGACTCATGGTGTAAACAACCCCACAGGAGCTTAaatgcctgggactccccaccagtcagttagaaccAAAGAAACCTTTTGGATGGGAGATGAAACGTCTTCAAGgacctcaagcaagtccagaAACACCATGACCCCGATGACCGAGAACCTTCGCAGATCTctattaaaaagacattaaatgtTACATGACAATGATTTTATGAAGATTCATTAGataataatattacatttatttaaaaaaacaaaaacaaaaacaaaactcaaaaccCTGAAGTTGAAACAAAAAGCCTCCATAGAGACAATAATATAAATGAAACTAAGTGGGACACCCCCTGCTGGCCAAAAGGAGATTCTGCACTCTGAACTGTTCAAGGGACTTGAGGCCCCCCCCACTCATGTAcacacagttacaaaaaaatgtgtcaattgATCGATTGACAGAATATTCACTGCCAATTATTTTGGTTGTTGATTAATCCTTTAGTCCTTTTTCTAGTAAAACTGTCAAACACTGGTTTCAGCTTCCTCCGTGAGGATTTTCAGTCTCTCTGAAAACATCTCCTtgagctgtgggaaattatCACCACCATCActattttatgactttttatagacaaaacgatcAAAAATTAATAATTGGCCGGTTAATagatcattaaaataattgttggttgctgGGCTGAGTTTTCTCttataattatttgtttaaatgtatcTTTAAATAATTAACTTTTACTGTCAGCCTTTGTTTTAGTggatatattttcctttttacatttttatttttcatgggaagatatttttcaaataatttttttgtttaatcatttcctctaaagctttttcatttcatatccattaatataatatattctaTATTAAAACTGCCTTATTTTACTATCAtatttactttaacattttatttactgcCCCCTTTGTACAAGAGTAGAAGACTCCACcaacttccttttcttttttatccaaGTCATCATCCTTAACTGACAGAACCACTTTAGTTTGACAGGAAACCATCCTCACACTGTTAAcatctttatatttttgcacaatATTTCACTCAGAATCCAAAGTACATCAAGCTGAGGGTCATTAAATCCGGGACTATCGGGACTATTTTCCTTGGAGTGATACGTGGTTTTAAATGTAGTGATGTGTACCTGTGGATGTAGAGCTCTCTGTTGTTGGGCAGGTCGTAGTTGATGATCAGAGAAACCTGCGGAACGTCCAAACCTCGAGCCCAAACATCCGTCGAGATCAACACACGactgaaaacaattaaatatgaTGGTTTTTATTCACGTCACAGCTGCACAACACCGTAGgaacacattaaaaactgttaatCATATCCAGCCACATGATCTTATGAATGTTTATGGTGCCTGTAGGATttaaggaaacagaaaaatttggAACTCTGTAAATATGTGCAGATAATGAACATTGAAGACTCAGACTGGGGGGGCCACTTGTATTAGTGTTTTCAGTGCTCTGGCCTAAATGACGCCTGAGCCAAGATTTGGAAAAAGATCAGGAGAGACACGATTTGCGGAtatgtttaaagtaaaaaagtCAGCTTATGCAGACAGATCTCACTGTACAGAGTTGCATCTGTGCAGAACAGCTCATACAAAGCACAGGTCAGTTAACAGAACCAAGAATGGATGCGAGTTGAGTGTAAAATCAAAAACGAGACTGCAGGTGCAACACACATGGCTGCAGGTATTTaactgaagggaaaaaaaaaaataaattaaaaaaaaaaataaatcagtggcTCAGGTcctggcgtgtgtgtgtgtgtgtgtgtttgtgtgtgtgtgttacctagCTCCTGATCTGAACTCCTTCATGATGgactccctctctttctgagGCATGTCTCCGTGCATCGACGACACTGTGAAGTTGGCCTCCCTCATCTTCTCAGTCAGCCAGTCCACCTGAAACACATCGCAGACAGAGACTCAGTATCCCACGAGGCCTTGCTGCTACAGACTGGACTGACAGGACCTGAACCCGTTAAGTCTTCATCCTTGTGACAGAGACGTATCCAGACAGGCTGCAGGCTGTAGAGCTGCTTCCACTAAATACTGACCTGCAGGGGGGAATACTTAAAggggcatgaaaaagtttgggcagtCCTGGTCAAAgtttgttactgtgaatagttaagtgagtaaaagatgaactgatctccaaaaaggcatgaagttaaagatgaaacatttaacattttaagcatagttacttttttatttccatcttttacagtttcaaaataaaaggaaaagggcctgaaacaaaagaatGGTCTCCCTGCGTGGTCAGTACatagtaacaccccctttggcaggTACCACggcttgtaaatgctttttgtagcagctaagagtctttcagttcttgtttgatGGATTTTCGCCCAgtcttcctgcaaaaggcttctagttctgagATTCCTTGGtcgtcttgcatgcactgctcttttgaggtgtAGCCACAGATTTTAGATaatgtttaggtcgggggactgtgagggccatggcaaaacttCAGCTTGTTACTCGAgttagtccattgtggattttgaggtgtgtttaggatcattatcctgttatAGAAGCCTCCTCTTTTAATCTTCCGCTTTTGTACAGACTGATGTTTGCTCCAAGAAtctgctggtatttaattgaatccattcttccctctaccagtgaaatgttccctgtaccactggctgcaacacaagcccaaagcatgatgaTCCACCGCAGTTCTTAACAGGTGGAGAGGTGGTCTCTTCATGAAACTCTGctcctttttctccaaacataacTTTGCTcactgcagccaaaaagttctgtttcaacttcatcagtccacaggacttgtttccaaaatgcatcaggccTGTTGAGATGTTTCTTTTGCAAACATCCGACGCTGAATGTTGTGGTGATGGACGCAGGAAAGGTTctcttctgatgactcttccatgaggGCCATATTAGTGCAGGTTTCGCTGCCCAGTAGAACAGGGCACCACCGCTCCAGAGTCTGATGAGTCTTGCTGAAGGTCTTTCGCAGTCAGACGGGGGTCTTGGTTATTCTTTCTAGCGATCCTACCAGCGGTTCTCTATCAAGGtcttcttggtcttccagacctcaacttgacctccaccgttcctggTGGAAACGGCTTCCTGAAAACACTCTGCTCCCTTCTTCTAGCCTTCCCCTGCTTTGTGGCCATCAGTTATATTAATTTCCagagctaggcagctgcttagcGGAGCCCacggctgctgattgttgggaggaggtttgaggagtcagagtatttataaagctttgacattAGCATCACCTGCCCTTTGCTAACCGTGACTGTGACCAAGCCCTGACAAGCTCAtcaaggtctgagaccttggtaaaagttctGAGAGCTCAAACCTCTTGGGGGCTCAAGCTTTTGCATGGTGCTCTTATCttgctttaaatgttttaaagaatgtttcatctttaactttatgccttttggaaatcagttcatcttctactcacttaactattcacagcaacagacattttgactagTGGTGTATTAATTCATTAAATCTACTTTGGTTCAACGCTGCCAAACCATGAAACATGAAATC is drawn from Xiphias gladius isolate SHS-SW01 ecotype Sanya breed wild chromosome 15, ASM1685928v1, whole genome shotgun sequence and contains these coding sequences:
- the soul4 gene encoding heme-binding protein soul4: MALISLEDLDGLDDEQLDDDITDNPEPMDEEDRDRLLTHWQAVASTHHVSVPPDMTGPIQEMTRNRQQREPLPFTPISHHEKMGEVMYEERVYPAGHWACVTKGEDLYEQSISMGFMKLMRFICKENSAGSYLGMTVPVVSNIHMMGDGATFEKDVQTLFFLPAEFQTSPPQPFDPDITIVYREPIRVVARAFSGTTTEETVTRQISLLWEILGVTDDLRRDDYMVAVYENPGVPRRRNEIWFIRRNL